The stretch of DNA TGGCAGGAAGAGGACGGCCTCTCCGCCGAGGAACTGGACAAGGCCCTCGCCGACCACCAGTTCCAGATCCCGCTGGTCCTCCGCGAGTTCTACCTCGCCGTGGGTGGCTGCGAGGACCTGATGGAGGCCTACCACTACTTCTGGGACCCGGACGAGCTCGAAGTCGACGACGAAGGCTTCCTGATGTTCCTCGAGGACGAGGAAGAGGAATACACCTGGGGTTTCCGCACCGGCGACCTCAGCGTCCCTGACCCCATCGTGTACCGCCGCAACAACGCCCGCGGACAGTGGAAGTCCGAGGAAGGAACCTTCTCCGAGTTCGTCTTCGACATGTTCGAGTGGGCCTTCGGGGACGAGGAAGACTAACCCTCCCCCGGATAGACGCAAATGCGTCACTTATGGACCAGACCTTGAGGAGTGCCCCTGCGTTTGCAGGGGCACTCGCCGGTTAACAGCGCATAAATCACGCAAACAGGTTGCCGGCCCCGCTGTTCCCTGGTCTCCGCCATACCCGCAGCACCGCCTGGACCTCCGCGACCATGGCCTCGGGCCGGTGGATGACGTCCTCATAGTAGTAGCGCAGTACAAGGTAGCCCCCGATAATGCTCCGGTTGTTGCGCCGCTGGTCCCGCTTGATGGATTTGGGCTCGAAGTGGGTTGAGCCATCCGTCTCCACCACCAAGCACTCCTCGACCAGGAAGTCCACTTCTCCAACTCCGGGAATGAAGACGTGCCGCCGAACCCGTAATCCGGCCCGAGCGAAATGGACATTCGCGAGTACTTCCAGCAAGGAGTCCGCGCGGGGAATCGCCAGGTCCAGGACCGACCTGGCACGCCCGTTGCGGCGTCCCTGGCAGCGGCCGTATAGAAAATCGAGAGCGACATCTCCAGCGCCGACAGCCGACTGCACCATCACGAGCGCTTCCAGCTCCGGCAGGCAATGCAGCGCATGCAGAAGCACGTCCGCGAGCCCCAGCACAGGCAGCCACTGATGCCTCGGATGTTTTGGCCGCCCGTGGTCGACGACTCCGGGCATACGGGTGGGGTGGCTCCGGCTTAAATGCAGGCCTGATGGCTCGTTGAGAGTCCACAGCCGGTAGACCGGAGCAGCGGACAAACACGTGAGCCGCCCGCCCGCAGCCAAGACTCCAGCAACGAGTGTTTCGCCGGGCAGGGCGTAGACTCCCCGCCTGACTCTCACCAACAGGCCCAGAGCCACCGCGCGGGCCACCCGGGTACGTGTAAACCCAGCCTTCTGCAGTTCCCCCGACCGGGCCGCTCCCCCGCGCCTGGCGAGGTAATCACAGATGTCCATCACTCATCGTGTCTACGCCAGGCCCGCCACGACGCGGAGGAATCTTTCCATGTGGATAACGCCCCCAAAAGAAGTGACGCAATTGCGTGACTTTTGGACTGCACAGACACGCGTTCCCGCGCACTTACAGGGCTCGGCGCTCCCCGGCTGGCTATAAGTAGCGCAATTGCGCAGGGAGCCTCCAGTACGCCCGGCAAGAGGGGCTGAAAAGCTTATGACACTCTCAGTAAATTAAGAGTTGCATTCTGTGACAGATGTGTCATAAGCTGTTCACGGATCCGCTAAACGCCTCCGGCGGATCTGATGCGAACGGAGAGATAGCCCCGGTTCACAGCAGCTTCGGTTGCTGGGCACCGGGGCTATCCCGTTAA from Pseudarthrobacter chlorophenolicus A6 encodes:
- a CDS encoding endonuclease domain-containing protein: MPGVVDHGRPKHPRHQWLPVLGLADVLLHALHCLPELEALVMVQSAVGAGDVALDFLYGRCQGRRNGRARSVLDLAIPRADSLLEVLANVHFARAGLRVRRHVFIPGVGEVDFLVEECLVVETDGSTHFEPKSIKRDQRRNNRSIIGGYLVLRYYYEDVIHRPEAMVAEVQAVLRVWRRPGNSGAGNLFA